A DNA window from Citrobacter tructae contains the following coding sequences:
- a CDS encoding YdiH family protein, whose amino-acid sequence MSTQFDPAQLALEFLRRDKSDLSPAQYLKRLKQLELEFADLLTLSSIELKEEIYFAWRHGVH is encoded by the coding sequence ATGTCTACCCAATTTGACCCGGCCCAACTGGCATTAGAATTTTTACGTCGTGATAAAAGCGATCTTTCACCGGCTCAGTATCTGAAAAGACTGAAACAATTAGAGCTGGAGTTTGCTGATTTACTGACGCTCTCTTCGATTGAACTCAAAGAAGAGATCTATTTTGCCTGGCGCCATGGTGTTCATTGA
- the menI gene encoding 1,4-dihydroxy-2-naphthoyl-CoA hydrolase, translated as MIWKREVSLEALNAMGEGNMVGLLDIRFEHIGDNTLEATMPVDHRTKQPFGLLHGGASVVLAESIGSVAGYLCTQGDQKVVGLEVNANHIRSAREGRVRGVCSALHTGSRHQVWQIEIFDEQGRLCCTSRLTTAIL; from the coding sequence ATGATCTGGAAACGTGAAGTTTCACTCGAGGCGCTCAATGCCATGGGTGAGGGAAATATGGTGGGTTTGCTGGATATCCGTTTTGAGCACATCGGCGATAATACGCTAGAAGCCACGATGCCTGTGGATCACCGGACCAAACAGCCTTTTGGCCTGTTACACGGCGGTGCTTCGGTGGTGCTGGCGGAAAGCATAGGGTCGGTGGCAGGCTACCTGTGTACCCAGGGCGACCAAAAAGTGGTGGGTCTTGAGGTGAACGCTAACCATATCCGTTCCGCGCGGGAAGGGCGTGTCAGAGGGGTGTGTAGCGCGCTGCATACTGGCTCTCGTCACCAGGTCTGGCAAATCGAAATCTTCGATGAGCAGGGACGGCTGTGCTGCACCTCGCGTCTGACGACCGCTATTTTGTGA
- a CDS encoding FAD-binding and (Fe-S)-binding domain-containing protein — translation MIPQISQAPGVVQLVLNFLQALEQQGFTGDTATSYADRLTMSTDNSIYQLLPDAVVFPRSTADVALIARLAAEPLFSSLIFTPRGGGTGTNGQALNQGIIVDMSRYMSRIIEINPQEGWVRVEAGVIKDQLNQYLKPYGYFFAPELSTSNRATLGGMINTDASGQGSLVYGKTSDHVLGVRAVLMGGDILDTQPMPVELAEMLGNTNTTIGRIYKTVYQSCRENRQLIVDKFPKLNRFLTGYDLRHVFNDEMTEFDLTRILTGSEGTLAFITEARLDITPLPKVRRLVNVKYDSFDSALRNAPVMVEARALSVETVDSKVLNLAREDIVWHSVSELITDVPDKEMLGLNIVEFAGDDEALIDTQVSALCERLDGLISRQEAGVIGWQLCTELAGVERIYAMRKKAVGLLGNAKGAAKPIPFAEDTCVPPEHLADYIAEFRALLDGHGLSYGMFGHVDAGVLHVRPALDMCDPQQEVLMKRISDDVVALTAKYGGLLWGEHGKGFRAEYSPAFFGDELYSELRKVKSAFDPQNRLNPGKICPPEGVDAPMMKVDAVKRGTYDRQIPLAVRQEWRGALECNGNGLCFNFDANSPMCPSMKISLNRIHSPKGRATLVREWLRLLADRGIDPVHLEKELPEKRASLRTLIARTRNSWHARKGEYDFSHEVKEAMSGCLACKACSTQCPIKIDVPEFRSRFLQLYHTRYLRPLRDHMVATVESYAPLMARAPKTFNFFINQPLVRNLAKKHIGMVDLPLLSAPSLQRQLVGHRSANMTLEQLELLSPEQKARTVLVVQDPFTSYYDAQVVADFIRLVEKLGLQPVLLPFSPNGKAQHIKGFLNRFAKTAKKTSEFLNRVAKLDIPMVGVDPALVLCYRDEYKLALGEQRGGFHVLLVNEWLSTVLASQEPAAIAGEPWYFFGHCTEVTALPGAPAQWAAIFAKFGAKLENVSVGCCGMAGTYGHEVKNHQNSLGIYELSWHQAMQRLPRNRCLAAGYSCRSQVKRVEGTGVRHPLQALLEMIG, via the coding sequence ATGATTCCACAAATTTCTCAGGCACCTGGTGTCGTTCAACTGGTGCTCAATTTTTTGCAGGCGCTGGAGCAGCAAGGGTTTACGGGCGACACGGCAACGAGCTATGCCGATCGTCTGACAATGTCGACGGATAACAGCATCTATCAGCTTCTTCCTGATGCCGTGGTTTTTCCCCGTTCAACGGCGGACGTGGCGCTGATCGCCCGTCTGGCGGCTGAACCTCTCTTTTCCTCGTTAATTTTTACCCCGCGCGGTGGCGGCACGGGAACCAATGGTCAGGCGCTGAATCAGGGCATTATCGTCGATATGTCCCGTTATATGAGCCGCATTATTGAAATCAATCCGCAGGAAGGTTGGGTCCGGGTAGAAGCTGGGGTGATAAAAGATCAGCTCAACCAGTATCTGAAGCCGTATGGCTATTTCTTCGCGCCGGAATTATCTACCAGTAACCGGGCAACGCTTGGTGGGATGATCAACACCGATGCGTCCGGGCAGGGGTCGCTGGTTTACGGTAAAACCTCCGATCACGTACTGGGCGTGCGTGCGGTGCTAATGGGCGGCGATATCCTTGATACACAGCCGATGCCGGTGGAACTGGCCGAAATGCTCGGCAACACCAATACGACCATCGGGCGCATTTATAAGACCGTTTACCAGAGCTGCCGTGAAAACAGACAGCTGATCGTGGATAAATTTCCGAAGCTGAATCGCTTTTTAACCGGTTACGATTTACGCCACGTCTTTAATGATGAGATGACCGAGTTTGATTTAACCCGCATTCTCACCGGTTCCGAAGGTACGCTGGCGTTTATTACAGAGGCTCGTCTCGATATCACGCCGTTGCCGAAGGTGCGACGGCTGGTCAATGTCAAATACGACTCTTTTGACTCCGCTCTGCGCAATGCCCCAGTGATGGTGGAAGCGCGCGCGCTGTCGGTAGAAACCGTCGACTCCAAAGTACTTAATCTGGCGCGCGAAGACATTGTCTGGCATTCCGTTAGCGAACTGATTACCGATGTGCCAGATAAAGAAATGCTGGGTTTGAATATCGTCGAGTTCGCTGGTGACGACGAGGCATTAATTGATACACAGGTGAGCGCGCTGTGTGAACGCCTGGACGGCTTAATTTCCCGCCAGGAAGCTGGCGTCATTGGCTGGCAGTTGTGTACTGAACTGGCGGGTGTTGAACGCATTTACGCGATGCGGAAAAAAGCCGTCGGCCTGCTGGGCAATGCAAAAGGCGCTGCAAAACCGATTCCGTTCGCGGAGGATACCTGCGTACCGCCAGAACATCTGGCGGACTATATCGCGGAATTCCGCGCTCTGCTCGACGGTCATGGCCTGAGCTATGGCATGTTTGGTCACGTGGACGCCGGGGTGCTACACGTCAGACCGGCGCTTGATATGTGCGATCCGCAGCAGGAAGTGCTGATGAAACGCATTTCTGATGACGTCGTGGCATTGACGGCAAAATACGGCGGTCTGCTGTGGGGCGAACACGGCAAAGGATTTCGTGCGGAGTACAGTCCGGCGTTCTTCGGCGATGAGCTGTACAGTGAATTACGCAAAGTGAAGTCGGCGTTTGACCCGCAAAACCGTCTGAACCCTGGCAAAATCTGCCCACCGGAAGGCGTCGATGCGCCGATGATGAAAGTCGATGCGGTTAAGCGTGGGACATACGATCGCCAGATCCCACTAGCTGTAAGGCAAGAATGGCGCGGGGCGCTGGAATGTAACGGTAACGGATTGTGTTTTAACTTCGATGCCAACAGCCCAATGTGCCCCTCGATGAAAATTAGCCTCAATCGCATTCACTCGCCAAAAGGGCGGGCAACGCTGGTGCGGGAATGGTTACGCCTGCTGGCTGACCGAGGCATTGATCCGGTTCATCTGGAAAAAGAATTACCGGAAAAACGCGCCAGCTTGCGCACGTTAATTGCCCGCACTCGCAATAGCTGGCATGCGCGCAAGGGCGAGTACGATTTCTCGCACGAAGTAAAAGAGGCAATGTCCGGCTGTCTGGCGTGTAAAGCCTGTTCTACACAATGTCCGATTAAAATTGACGTCCCGGAGTTCCGTTCTCGTTTCCTGCAACTGTACCACACGCGTTATTTACGTCCGTTGCGCGATCACATGGTGGCAACCGTTGAGAGCTATGCGCCGTTAATGGCGCGCGCGCCGAAAACGTTCAACTTCTTCATTAACCAACCGCTGGTGCGTAATCTTGCCAAAAAGCATATCGGCATGGTGGATTTGCCGCTGCTGTCCGCACCGTCGTTACAACGTCAACTGGTGGGACACCGTTCTGCCAATATGACGCTGGAACAGCTCGAGCTATTGAGTCCCGAACAGAAGGCCCGTACGGTACTGGTGGTACAAGATCCATTCACCAGCTATTACGACGCACAGGTGGTCGCCGATTTTATCCGCCTGGTGGAAAAGCTTGGTTTACAGCCGGTGCTGCTGCCGTTCTCGCCCAATGGTAAAGCGCAGCACATTAAGGGCTTTTTGAATCGTTTTGCCAAAACGGCGAAAAAGACCTCTGAGTTTCTCAATCGGGTGGCGAAGTTGGACATCCCGATGGTTGGCGTCGATCCGGCACTAGTGCTGTGCTATCGCGATGAATACAAGCTGGCGCTGGGTGAGCAACGGGGAGGATTCCACGTGCTGTTGGTTAACGAGTGGCTATCGACCGTTCTGGCTTCTCAGGAACCTGCCGCTATCGCGGGTGAACCGTGGTATTTCTTTGGGCATTGCACTGAAGTAACGGCCCTGCCGGGTGCGCCTGCGCAGTGGGCGGCTATTTTTGCCAAATTTGGCGCGAAGCTGGAAAACGTTAGCGTCGGGTGCTGTGGTATGGCGGGCACCTATGGTCACGAAGTGAAGAATCACCAGAACTCGCTGGGCATCTATGAGTTATCATGGCATCAGGCGATGCAGCGATTACCGCGTAACCGGTGTCTGGCTGCCGGGTATTCTTGCCGCAGCCAGGTAAAACGCGTGGAAGGCACGGGTGTTCGCCACCCATTACAGGCTCTGCTGGAGATGATTGGATGA